The following proteins are co-located in the Haloterrigena turkmenica DSM 5511 genome:
- a CDS encoding succinylglutamate desuccinylase/aspartoacylase family protein, which yields MEYETVTHTTAERRLARLPSGTDVAVTVHRYDGGAGPTAYVQAAQHGIELNGTAALRRLHHHLLTADLAGTVIAVPVVNSLAFDHGLYVTPQAVDAVNSNCNRVWPGDEAGTLQERIVAQLWELIESTDVVIDLHTGTPDMLEHVRFQPGNRKSRTLAAMFGADYLLTDATSDDEPDDGTGDGDAADDDEPYQGKLRTAAARAGIPAIVPELSNSRQIDHDAAHRGVRGLRNVLGELGMLREEPAPTPSQTILRDDEGRIGTDASGLFEPNPEVTVGDRVSAGTELGTVYCPSTFEERQCVTTTDAGVIYSLTRESVVTAGEKVACIAERA from the coding sequence ATGGAGTACGAGACCGTTACCCATACGACCGCTGAACGCCGTCTCGCTCGCTTGCCGTCCGGGACGGACGTCGCGGTGACCGTCCATCGGTACGACGGCGGAGCCGGACCGACCGCCTACGTGCAGGCTGCACAGCACGGCATCGAACTCAACGGAACGGCCGCGCTGCGTCGATTGCACCACCACCTGCTGACCGCTGATCTCGCCGGTACGGTGATCGCCGTGCCGGTCGTCAATTCGCTCGCGTTCGATCACGGATTGTACGTCACGCCGCAGGCGGTCGACGCGGTCAACTCCAACTGTAATCGCGTCTGGCCGGGCGACGAAGCGGGAACCCTGCAGGAACGGATCGTCGCCCAACTGTGGGAGCTGATCGAGTCGACCGACGTCGTGATCGATCTGCACACCGGGACCCCGGACATGCTCGAGCACGTCAGATTCCAGCCCGGAAACCGGAAGTCACGGACCCTCGCGGCGATGTTCGGGGCCGACTATCTCCTGACCGACGCGACGTCCGACGATGAACCGGACGACGGCACAGGGGACGGCGACGCAGCGGACGATGACGAGCCGTATCAGGGCAAGCTCCGAACGGCCGCCGCACGGGCCGGGATTCCGGCGATCGTCCCGGAACTCTCGAACAGTCGCCAGATCGATCACGACGCGGCACATCGCGGGGTCCGCGGACTCCGGAACGTCCTCGGCGAACTGGGGATGCTCCGCGAGGAACCGGCGCCGACGCCGTCGCAGACGATCCTTCGAGACGACGAGGGGCGGATCGGCACGGACGCTTCGGGGCTCTTCGAACCGAATCCGGAGGTCACCGTCGGTGATCGCGTGTCCGCGGGAACCGAACTGGGGACGGTGTACTGTCCCTCGACGTTCGAGGAACGCCAGTGCGTGACGACGACCGATGCCGGCGTGATCTACTCGCTCACCCGCGAGTCCGTCGTGACCGCCGGCGAGAAGGTCGCCTGTATCGCGGAGCGAGCGTGA
- a CDS encoding bifunctional methylenetetrahydrofolate dehydrogenase/methenyltetrahydrofolate cyclohydrolase, translated as MTRIIDGNEIADRITADLEPCLETLADAGTTPGLATVLMSDDGASETYVSMKRQACNELGIESIHHELDPDAPADALFDRIDELNGDPAVHGILVQLPLPDHVDRQAVLERIDPRKDVDGFHPENVGRLVTGTPRFKPCTPHGIQKLLEAEGVETEGADVVVVGRSNIVGKPMANLLVQKSDTGNATVTVCHSRTDDLAAKTRDADVVVAAAGVPELIDGSMLSPGTTVIDVGVNRVDADTEKGYELVGDVEFESAAEKADAITPVPGGVGPLTITMLLYNTIKAASLQADVDVSLP; from the coding sequence ATGACACGGATCATCGACGGGAACGAGATCGCGGATCGTATCACTGCGGACCTGGAACCGTGCCTCGAGACGCTCGCGGACGCCGGCACGACGCCGGGGCTGGCGACAGTCCTGATGAGCGACGACGGCGCGAGCGAGACGTACGTCTCGATGAAACGACAGGCCTGTAACGAACTCGGAATCGAGAGCATCCACCACGAACTCGATCCGGACGCGCCCGCCGACGCGCTGTTCGATCGGATCGACGAACTGAACGGCGATCCGGCGGTCCACGGTATCCTCGTGCAGTTACCGCTCCCGGATCACGTCGACCGGCAAGCCGTCCTCGAGCGGATCGATCCGCGGAAGGACGTCGACGGGTTTCACCCGGAGAACGTCGGTCGATTGGTCACCGGTACGCCCCGGTTCAAGCCGTGTACGCCCCACGGCATCCAGAAACTGCTCGAGGCGGAGGGCGTCGAGACCGAGGGTGCGGACGTCGTCGTCGTCGGCCGGTCGAACATCGTCGGGAAACCGATGGCGAATCTCCTCGTCCAGAAGTCCGACACCGGGAACGCGACGGTGACGGTCTGTCACTCGCGTACGGACGACCTCGCGGCGAAGACGCGGGACGCGGACGTCGTCGTCGCGGCCGCCGGCGTTCCGGAACTGATCGACGGATCGATGCTCTCGCCGGGAACAACCGTGATCGACGTCGGCGTCAACCGCGTGGACGCGGACACCGAGAAAGGGTACGAACTCGTCGGCGACGTCGAGTTCGAGAGCGCGGCGGAGAAGGCCGACGCGATCACGCCGGTCCCCGGCGGCGTCGGGCCGCTCACGATCACGATGCTCCTCTACAATACGATCAAGGCGGCGAGTCTGCAAGCCGACGTCGACGTATCGCTCCCCTGA
- a CDS encoding DUF7344 domain-containing protein, which produces MAPTPSTSRRDRLDARDRDILHGIPVDSSRRAAIAVLDRGAIGLDDLTREVATLEVTEPADDAIERMELSFRHVHLPMLEDAGIVRYVSEPGQVALLENERRTVSERSSPSPFGRRSRDDRHRSSTRPDIASANDRSR; this is translated from the coding sequence CTGGCACCCACTCCATCCACGAGTCGCCGAGACAGACTAGATGCCCGCGACCGGGACATACTACACGGGATACCGGTCGACTCGTCTCGACGGGCCGCAATCGCCGTCCTCGATCGCGGCGCGATCGGTCTCGACGACCTTACGCGCGAAGTCGCGACGCTCGAGGTGACCGAACCCGCGGACGACGCGATCGAACGGATGGAACTCTCGTTCCGGCACGTCCACCTGCCGATGCTCGAGGACGCGGGAATCGTCCGCTACGTCTCCGAACCGGGACAGGTCGCGTTGCTGGAAAACGAACGGAGAACCGTCTCCGAACGCTCCTCCCCGAGTCCCTTCGGTCGTCGTTCTCGCGACGACCGGCATCGGTCGTCAACGCGGCCCGACATCGCCTCGGCGAACGATCGATCCCGGTGA
- a CDS encoding aromatic ring-hydroxylating oxygenase subunit alpha, whose product MTQWDDSQAKAVSEDITEKSNALPARYFTDDDVFEMEKDKVFGQYWVYAGHANCIKESGQYFTRTIGDRQLIVVRGHDGEVKAFDNVCAHRGSKMVEDTPMTDPGDAKRIKCPYHLWTYDLDGELKSTPKSFEEAGLNPDLEDEDVQKFDAEENALNDVHVDTIGPLIFVNLSEDPMPLAEQAGVMKDRLEALPLGEYEHATRIVSEVECNWKVFASNYSECDHCQANHQDWIKGISLNESELEVNDYHWVLHYTHAEDVEDEMRIHDEHEAQFHYFWPNFTVNMYGTADGYGTYIIDPIDTNRFQLIADYYFRDSELSEEEREFVRTSRQLQEEDFELVERQWEGLRTGALAQAQLGPNEHTVHRFHQLAQEAYDS is encoded by the coding sequence ATGACGCAGTGGGACGATTCACAGGCGAAAGCGGTGAGCGAGGACATCACGGAGAAGTCGAACGCGCTGCCGGCCCGGTACTTCACCGACGATGACGTCTTCGAGATGGAGAAAGACAAGGTGTTCGGCCAGTACTGGGTGTACGCCGGCCACGCCAACTGTATCAAGGAATCGGGCCAGTACTTCACCCGGACGATCGGTGATCGCCAACTGATCGTCGTTCGCGGTCACGACGGCGAGGTCAAAGCGTTCGACAACGTCTGTGCCCACCGCGGCTCGAAGATGGTCGAGGACACGCCGATGACCGACCCCGGCGATGCAAAGCGAATCAAGTGTCCGTACCACCTCTGGACGTACGACCTCGACGGAGAGCTCAAAAGCACGCCCAAGAGCTTCGAAGAAGCGGGCCTGAACCCCGACCTCGAGGACGAAGACGTTCAGAAGTTCGACGCCGAAGAGAACGCCCTGAACGATGTGCACGTCGACACCATCGGCCCGCTGATCTTCGTGAACCTCAGCGAGGATCCGATGCCGCTGGCCGAACAGGCCGGCGTGATGAAAGACCGCCTCGAGGCGCTGCCCCTCGGGGAGTACGAACACGCCACCCGAATCGTCTCGGAGGTCGAGTGCAACTGGAAGGTGTTCGCGAGCAACTACTCGGAGTGCGACCACTGCCAGGCCAACCACCAGGACTGGATCAAAGGCATCTCGCTCAACGAGTCCGAACTCGAAGTCAACGACTACCACTGGGTGCTCCACTACACCCATGCAGAGGACGTCGAGGACGAGATGCGGATCCACGACGAACACGAGGCCCAGTTCCACTACTTCTGGCCGAACTTCACGGTCAACATGTACGGCACTGCCGACGGCTACGGCACCTACATCATCGATCCGATCGACACCAACCGGTTCCAGCTCATCGCGGACTACTACTTCCGCGACAGCGAACTCTCCGAGGAAGAGCGCGAGTTCGTTCGCACGAGCCGCCAGCTCCAGGAAGAGGACTTCGAATTAGTCGAACGTCAGTGGGAAGGGCTCAGAACGGGCGCGCTCGCCCAGGCTCAGCTCGGCCCCAACGAACACACCGTCCACCGCTTCCACCAGCTCGCGCAGGAAGCCTACGACTCGTGA
- a CDS encoding anthranilate synthase component II: protein MILVIDNYDSFAYNLVQYVAEAIAPESPAATPRDVGEFDGVIVRRNDEIDLEGIHDLDPDGIVVSPGPGTPAEAGVSVDIFAETEYPTFGVCLGHQALCAAHGVSVGRAPDVVHGKTSAVNHDGTGLYDGVPNPFEVGRYHSLAVERDDLPAELIETAHTDDDRGIVMGVRHAELPHVGVQFHPESILTESGKRIVENFCTSIARG from the coding sequence ATGATCCTGGTCATCGACAACTACGATTCATTCGCGTACAACCTCGTTCAGTACGTCGCCGAAGCGATCGCTCCGGAAAGCCCCGCGGCGACGCCGCGGGACGTCGGCGAGTTCGACGGCGTGATCGTCCGACGCAACGACGAGATCGACCTCGAGGGCATCCACGACCTCGATCCCGACGGGATCGTCGTCTCCCCGGGCCCCGGGACGCCCGCCGAGGCCGGCGTCTCCGTCGATATCTTCGCCGAGACCGAGTATCCGACGTTCGGCGTCTGTCTCGGTCATCAAGCTCTCTGTGCCGCTCACGGGGTGTCCGTCGGACGCGCGCCCGACGTCGTCCACGGAAAGACGTCTGCGGTGAACCACGACGGAACGGGGCTGTACGACGGCGTGCCGAATCCCTTCGAGGTCGGTCGCTATCACTCGCTGGCGGTCGAACGCGACGACCTGCCGGCGGAACTGATCGAGACCGCCCACACCGACGACGATCGGGGGATCGTCATGGGCGTTCGCCACGCCGAGTTGCCCCACGTCGGCGTCCAGTTCCACCCGGAGAGCATTCTCACCGAGTCGGGGAAACGCATCGTCGAGAACTTCTGTACCTCGATCGCCCGCGGCTGA
- the aceB gene encoding malate synthase AceB, which yields MSTHTDRLHDRKFVRTFFTTPTAVKGEDDSAKMLRRAAQLSGIEAPDVWVPDNEDATAPSMRDEGIENIIDVLSEHGADVPGEIHPRVVWHRESPETRYQGFQQILELADPENGAVEHLDGVVIPEVGDIDDWKKADEFITIVENEHGLEEGSLAMSVIVESGEAELALGDLREEMGKPSNNLERLFLLVDGEVDYTKDMRAITPTGELPPWPELRHNTSRGASAAGLIAIDGPYDDIRDVEGYHERMTDNQAKGMLGIWSLTPGQVVEANKSPLPPKEGSWLLEVDDREIELEAEDDHYVYEGDAIELEEAADDRYKLSVGGDERELDSDELSQELLNLASYIPSLNDIVDSMEEFEAAKEAGKGAIAMERSATIVVDGVEVEISNDRMWDEATYQAAQTPITLFQDVYENRPDQHEDLEEMYGEDLVERAMVVG from the coding sequence ATGAGTACGCACACTGATCGCCTTCACGATCGGAAGTTCGTTCGAACGTTCTTTACGACGCCGACGGCCGTGAAAGGGGAAGACGATTCCGCCAAGATGCTGCGCCGTGCCGCCCAGCTCAGCGGCATCGAAGCGCCGGACGTCTGGGTGCCGGACAACGAGGACGCGACGGCCCCCTCGATGCGCGACGAGGGAATCGAGAACATCATCGACGTGCTGTCCGAACACGGCGCCGACGTCCCCGGCGAGATCCACCCCCGCGTCGTCTGGCACCGCGAGAGCCCTGAGACCCGATACCAGGGCTTCCAGCAAATCCTCGAGCTCGCGGATCCCGAAAACGGGGCCGTCGAACACCTCGATGGCGTCGTGATCCCGGAGGTCGGCGACATCGACGACTGGAAGAAGGCCGACGAGTTCATCACCATCGTGGAAAACGAGCACGGGCTGGAAGAGGGAAGTCTGGCCATGTCGGTCATCGTCGAGAGCGGCGAGGCCGAGCTGGCTCTCGGCGACCTCCGCGAGGAGATGGGCAAACCCTCGAACAACTTAGAGCGGCTGTTCCTCCTCGTCGACGGCGAAGTCGACTACACCAAGGACATGCGCGCGATCACGCCCACGGGCGAACTGCCGCCGTGGCCGGAGCTGCGACACAACACCTCCCGCGGCGCGAGCGCGGCCGGACTGATCGCGATCGACGGTCCCTACGACGACATCCGCGACGTCGAGGGCTACCACGAGCGGATGACCGACAACCAGGCGAAGGGGATGCTCGGAATCTGGTCGCTGACCCCTGGCCAGGTCGTCGAGGCGAATAAGTCGCCGCTCCCGCCGAAGGAGGGGAGCTGGCTCCTCGAGGTCGACGACCGCGAGATCGAACTCGAAGCGGAGGACGACCACTACGTCTACGAGGGCGACGCGATCGAACTCGAAGAGGCGGCGGACGACCGGTACAAACTCAGCGTCGGCGGCGACGAGCGCGAACTCGACAGCGACGAACTCTCCCAGGAACTCCTGAATCTGGCCTCCTACATCCCGAGTCTGAACGACATCGTCGACTCGATGGAGGAGTTCGAAGCGGCCAAGGAAGCCGGAAAGGGCGCGATCGCGATGGAACGATCGGCGACCATCGTCGTCGACGGAGTCGAGGTCGAGATCAGCAACGACCGAATGTGGGACGAGGCCACCTACCAGGCGGCCCAGACCCCGATCACGCTGTTCCAGGACGTCTACGAGAATCGACCGGACCAGCACGAGGACTTAGAGGAGATGTACGGCGAGGACCTCGTGGAGCGCGCGATGGTCGTCGGCTGA
- the pabB gene encoding aminodeoxychorismate synthase, component I — MSTITVITDSESFAETAESAPDGARVPVEVRVSVADPFDAYCRARTDEADGFYLETTGGQSGWGYFGVDPVERIRVTSNAVDRDGGSPTIRTIDALLERERLVRGDCSVPYPCGAFGWLSYDVARELESLPSTTSDERGLPRLQLGVFDRVAAWTEPRDSETELRVTACPVVDDDPADAYETGRAAAQSLAQAAIDGSEADRSPPVDATRAAFESECGRAAFADRVRRVKRYIRDGDTFQANVSHRLVAPAAAHPVDVFDAVRRVNPAPYSGLLEFPGVDLVSASPELLLEVRDGSLVTEPIAGTRPRGRTPAEDERLEADLRDDEKERAEHAMLVDLERNDLGKVSEYGSVSVTDYRRVDRYSEVMHLVSLVEGTLRDDASIADAVAAVFPGGTITGAPKPRTMEIIDELEATRRGPYTGSIGIFGFDDRATLNIVIRTLVRHADEYHLRVGAGVVHDSVPDREYDETLDKARALVTAVDEALGERASFALETATDAVGDAG, encoded by the coding sequence ATGAGCACGATCACGGTTATAACCGATAGCGAATCGTTCGCGGAGACTGCCGAGAGCGCACCGGACGGCGCTCGCGTCCCGGTCGAAGTACGCGTCTCCGTCGCCGATCCGTTTGACGCTTATTGCAGGGCCCGGACCGACGAGGCCGACGGGTTCTACCTCGAGACGACCGGCGGGCAGTCTGGCTGGGGCTACTTCGGTGTTGATCCCGTCGAACGGATTCGAGTAACTTCGAACGCGGTCGATCGGGACGGTGGAAGTCCGACGATCCGAACGATCGACGCGCTCCTCGAGCGCGAGCGGTTGGTACGCGGAGACTGCTCGGTTCCGTATCCCTGCGGTGCGTTCGGCTGGCTCTCCTACGACGTCGCCAGGGAACTCGAGTCGTTGCCGTCGACGACGAGCGACGAACGCGGGTTGCCGCGGCTTCAACTGGGCGTCTTCGACCGGGTCGCCGCGTGGACCGAACCACGCGACAGCGAAACGGAACTACGAGTGACCGCCTGTCCCGTGGTCGACGACGATCCCGCCGACGCCTACGAGACCGGTCGAGCGGCGGCTCAATCCCTCGCGCAGGCGGCAATCGACGGCAGCGAAGCGGACCGCAGTCCGCCGGTCGACGCGACCCGGGCCGCGTTCGAGAGCGAGTGCGGTCGAGCGGCGTTCGCCGACCGCGTTCGGCGAGTCAAGCGATACATTCGCGACGGCGATACGTTTCAAGCGAACGTCTCCCACCGACTCGTCGCCCCGGCGGCCGCCCATCCGGTCGACGTCTTCGACGCGGTCCGACGCGTGAACCCGGCCCCATACTCGGGACTGCTCGAGTTCCCGGGCGTCGACCTCGTCAGCGCGAGTCCGGAACTGCTGCTCGAGGTCCGCGACGGTTCGCTCGTCACCGAACCGATCGCCGGAACCAGGCCCCGCGGGCGGACGCCGGCCGAAGACGAGCGATTGGAGGCCGATCTCCGCGACGACGAGAAGGAACGCGCCGAACACGCGATGCTCGTCGACTTAGAGCGCAACGACCTCGGGAAGGTCAGCGAGTACGGTTCCGTGTCGGTGACGGACTATCGCCGCGTGGACCGGTACTCGGAAGTCATGCACCTCGTCTCCCTCGTCGAGGGAACCTTGCGAGACGACGCGAGCATCGCCGACGCCGTCGCGGCGGTGTTTCCGGGCGGCACGATCACGGGCGCGCCGAAGCCGCGGACGATGGAAATCATCGACGAACTCGAGGCGACCCGCCGCGGCCCCTACACCGGGAGCATCGGGATCTTCGGCTTCGACGATCGGGCGACGCTGAACATCGTCATCCGAACGCTGGTCCGCCACGCCGACGAGTACCATCTGCGCGTCGGCGCCGGCGTCGTCCACGATTCCGTTCCCGATCGGGAGTACGACGAGACGCTCGACAAGGCACGGGCGCTCGTGACGGCAGTCGACGAGGCCTTGGGTGAGCGGGCGTCGTTCGCCCTCGAGACCGCAACGGACGCGGTCGGTGATGCGGGATGA
- a CDS encoding creatininase family protein, whose protein sequence is MHLERATWTEIDAVETDLALLPVGSTEQHGPHAPLGTDTLNAEAVAEAAAERYEGTVAVAPAVPVGIAEEHRQFTGTLWTSESTFKAYVRDIVSSLAHHGFDRIVLVNGHGGNTSALQEVAGRITRRDDAYTVPFTWFDEVGEHSSRMGHGGPLETALVQHANPGAVREDRLEEAAENGSERWGDWQGRVNLAFDSAEFTENGVVGDPREASAELGEELLDAAADALIALLKTVADRDLDRPAHR, encoded by the coding sequence ATGCATCTCGAGCGAGCGACGTGGACGGAGATAGACGCGGTCGAAACGGATCTCGCGCTGCTCCCGGTCGGGAGCACGGAGCAACACGGCCCGCACGCGCCGCTGGGAACAGACACGCTCAACGCCGAGGCGGTCGCGGAGGCGGCCGCGGAGCGGTACGAGGGGACGGTCGCGGTCGCGCCCGCGGTCCCCGTCGGTATCGCCGAGGAACACCGGCAGTTCACCGGCACCCTCTGGACCTCGGAGTCAACGTTCAAGGCGTACGTCCGCGATATCGTCAGCAGCCTCGCCCACCACGGGTTCGATCGAATCGTTCTCGTCAACGGCCACGGCGGCAATACGAGCGCTCTCCAGGAGGTCGCCGGCCGGATCACTCGACGCGACGACGCCTATACCGTGCCGTTCACGTGGTTCGACGAGGTCGGCGAACACAGCTCCCGCATGGGCCACGGCGGGCCGCTCGAGACGGCGCTGGTACAGCACGCGAATCCCGGTGCCGTCCGCGAGGACCGCCTCGAGGAGGCTGCCGAGAACGGGAGCGAGCGCTGGGGCGACTGGCAGGGGCGAGTCAATCTCGCGTTCGACTCGGCCGAGTTCACCGAGAACGGCGTCGTCGGCGATCCGCGCGAGGCGAGCGCGGAGCTGGGCGAGGAGCTGCTCGACGCGGCGGCCGACGCGCTGATCGCGTTGCTGAAGACCGTCGCTGACCGGGATCTCGACCGCCCCGCCCACCGGTGA
- a CDS encoding IclR family transcriptional regulator, with translation MTKRAKHPVRTTEKSLQVIAELNRLGEARVTTVANELEMGKSAVHNHLSTLEKHGYVVKDPETKTYRLSLKFLDIGGQIRAERDVYKVAEPKVEELAEKSGELVHLVVEEAGKGVYLCRSKGERAVELDTYIGCRHHMHSTAFGKAILSRLPADRVDAIIDQHGLPQVTPQTITSREKLFEELERTRERGFAVDDEERLEGLRCIAAPIKFDSDVIGAISVSGPTARIDDDWESNEFVSELQRTVNVIELNKYNV, from the coding sequence AATCGTTGCAAGTCATCGCGGAACTCAATCGGTTGGGGGAGGCTCGAGTGACGACGGTCGCGAACGAACTCGAGATGGGAAAGAGCGCGGTCCACAACCACCTCAGCACGCTCGAGAAACACGGCTACGTCGTGAAGGACCCGGAGACCAAAACCTACCGTCTCAGCCTCAAGTTCCTCGATATCGGCGGGCAGATCCGAGCCGAGAGAGACGTCTACAAGGTCGCGGAGCCGAAGGTCGAAGAACTGGCCGAGAAGTCGGGAGAACTGGTCCACCTCGTCGTCGAGGAGGCCGGCAAGGGCGTCTACCTGTGCCGTTCGAAGGGCGAGCGCGCGGTCGAACTGGACACCTACATCGGCTGTCGACACCACATGCACAGCACGGCGTTCGGGAAGGCGATCCTCTCTCGGCTCCCGGCGGATCGCGTCGACGCGATCATCGACCAACACGGCCTGCCGCAGGTGACGCCCCAGACGATAACGTCGCGCGAGAAACTCTTCGAGGAACTCGAGCGGACGAGAGAGCGCGGCTTCGCGGTCGACGACGAGGAGCGACTCGAGGGGCTTCGCTGTATCGCCGCGCCGATCAAGTTCGATTCGGACGTCATCGGCGCGATCAGCGTGTCGGGGCCGACCGCCCGGATCGACGACGACTGGGAGTCGAACGAGTTCGTCAGCGAACTCCAGCGAACGGTGAACGTGATCGAGCTCAACAAATACAACGTCTGA